DNA from Microbacterium foliorum:
GCGGCATCCCCGTCGATCCGCACTCCTCCGACCCGACGAAATCGACCGTCGAGGTCGTCCTGACGATCCTGCACGCCGGCGGAAAGTTCGGCGGCGGCGCATACGCGGTCTCCGGTGGTCTGCACGGTGTCGGCTCGTCGGTCGTGAACGCGCTCTCGACCCGGTTCGACGTCGAGGTGAAGCAGAAGGGCTTCGTCTGGCGCCACAGCTTCGCCGACGGCGGCGTCCCGCAGCAGAAGCTCGAGAAGGGCGAGGCGTCCGACGAGACCGGAACCAGCATCACGTTCTGGCCCGACGCCGAGATCTTCACCGAGACCACGGACTTCGAGTACGACACGCTGCGCACGCGATTCCAGCAGATGGCGTTCCTGAACAAGGGGCTCCGCATCGAGCTGTCCGACGAGCGACCGAAGTCGGCATACGAGGTCGAGGTCGACGGTCAGGCCACTCTCACGCAGCCCAACGATGTGTTCCTGTACGAGCGCGGCCTCGTCGACTACGTGGAGTACCTGAACAAGGCGCGTCACGCGGAGGTCGTCAACGACGAGATCATCGCGTTCGAGTCCGAGGACACGCAGCGCAAGATCTCGCTCGAGGTCGCGATGCAGTGGACCACCTCGTACACCGAGAACGTCTTCACCTACGCGAACACGATCAACACCCACGAGGGCGGCACGCACGAAGAGGGCTTCCGAGCGGCGCTGACCACGCTCGTGAACAAGTACGCGCGAGCGAACAACCTCCTCAAGGAGAAGGACGACAACCTCTCGGGCGACGACGTGCGAGAGGGACTGACCGCGGTCATCTCGATCAAGCTGGGTGAGCCGCAGTTCGAGGGGCAGACCAAGACCAAGCTCGGCAACACCGAGGCCAAGGCGTTCGTGCAGAAGGTCGTCGGCGATCAGCTCGGAGACTGGTTCGGCCGCAACCCGATCCAGGCCAAGAACGTGATCCGCAAGGCGATCGATGCCGCGACCGCACGTCTGGCCGCCCGCAAGGCCCGCGAGACCGCGCGCCGCAAGAGCGTCTTCGAATCGGCCGCGATGCCCGACAAGCTCAAGGACTGCACGAGCAAGGACCCGTCGATCAGCGAGATCTTCCTCGTCGAGGGCGACTCGGCCGGCGGCTCGGCCGTGCAGGGCCGCGACCCGCACACGCAGGCGATCCTGGCTCTGCGCGGCAAGATCCTCAACGTCGAGCGTGCGCGCCTCGACAAGGCTCTGGCCAACAAAGAGGTCCAGGCGATGATCCAGGCCTTCGGCACGGGCATCGGCGAGGAGTTCGACATCGAGAAGGCGCGGTATCACAAGATCGTGCTGATGGCCGATGCCGACGTCGACGGTCAGCACATCACCACGCTGCTGCTCACCCTGCTGTTCCGCTACATGCGCGGTCTCATCGAGGCCGGGTTCGTGTATCTCGCGATGCCGCCCCTGTACCGCCTCAAGTGGACGAACCAGCCGCACGAGTACGTCTTCAGCGACGCCGAGCGTGACGCCCTGCTCAAGCACGGCCTCGACAACGGCAAGCGGATCCCGAAGGATGCCGGCATCCAGCGCTACAAGGGTCTCGGTGAGATGAACCCGAAGGAGCTGTGGGAGACGACGATGGACCACGCGACCCGCACCCTGCAGCAGATCACGATCGAGGATGCCGCGGCAGCCGACGAGATCTTCAGCGTGCTGATGGGCGAGGACGTCGAGTCCCGCCGCGGATTCATCCAGCGCAACGCCAAGGACGTCCGCTTCCTCGACATCTGACGCGCTGACGCGCGCCCGCATTCGTTCGACACCGACCGGAATCGACAACACACATGACTGACGAAGAACGCCCCGAGCTGGCACACGATCACGGCAAGATCGACCAGGTCGACCTGCAGTCCGAGATGCAGCGCAGCTACCTCGACTACGCGATGGCCGTCATCGTCGGTCGTGCGCTGCCCGACGTGCGCGACGGACTCAAGCCCGTGCACCGACGGGTGATCTACGGCATGTACGACGGGGGCTTCCGCCCCGACAAGTCCTTCTCGAAGTGCGCCCGTGTCGTGGGCGAGGTCATGGGTCAGTACCACCCGCATGGCGACTCGGCGATCTACGACGCCCTCGTCCGTCTCGTGCAGCCGTGGTCGTTGCGCTATCCCCTGGCGATGGGCCAGGGCAACTTCGGCTCGCCCGGCAACATGGGCGCCGCGGCTCCGCGATACACCGAGACCAAGATGGCCCCGCTCGCGCTCGAGATGGTGCGGGACATCGAAGAAGACACCGTCGACTTCACCGACAACTACGACGGTCAGACGCAGGAGCCGACGGTCCTCCCGGCGCGCTTCCCCAACCTGCTCGTCAACGGATCGGTCGGTATCGCGGTCGGTATGGCGACCAACATCCCCCCGCACAACCTGCGCGAGGTGTCGGCGGCGGCGCTCTGGGCACTCGACAACCCCGGTCTGCCCCGCGAGGAGCTGCTCGAGGGACTGATCCAGCGCATTCCCGGTCCGGACTTCCCCACCGGGGCGCAGATCCTCGGGACCAAGGGCGTGCAGGAGGCGTACCGCACCGGTCGCGGATCGATCACGATGCGCGCCGTCGTCAATGTCGAGGAGATCCAGGGCCGCACGTGCCTCGTGATCACCGAGCTGCCGTACCAGGTCAACCCCGACAACGTGGCGGTGAAGATCGGCGACCTCGCCCGTGACGGCAAGATCACCGGCATCGCCGACATCCGCGACGAGTCCTCCGACCGCACGGGTCAGCGCCTCGTCGTCGTCCTCAAGCGCGACGCGGTCGCCAAGGTCGTGCTCAACAACCTGTACAAGCACACGCAGCTGCAGGAGAACTTCGGCGCGAACATGCTGGCGATCGTCGACGGTGTCCCCCGGACACTGGCGATCGACGGCTTCGTCACCCACTGGATCACCCACCAGCTCGAGGTCATCGTCCGTCGCACCCGCTTCCGCCTGGCGAAGGCGGAGGCGCGCATGCACATCCTGCGCGCCTACCTGAAGGCGCTCGATGCGCTCGACGAGGTCATCGCGCTGATCCGCCGCTCCCCCACGGTCGACGAGGCGCGCACGGGTCTGAAGGCCCTGCTCGACATCGACGACGATCAGGCCGATGCGATCCTGTCGATGCAGCTGCGTCGTCTCGCAGCCCTCGAGCGTCAGAAGATCCTCGACGAGGCGGCGGAGCTCGAGTCCCTGATCGCCGAGTACAAGGCGATCCTGGCCGACGAGTCGCTGCAGCGCGACATCATCCGCGAGGAGCTGACCGGCATCGTCGACCGCTTCGGTGACGACCGCCGCACGCACATCCTGCACGGATTCGACGGCGACGTGTCGATGGAAGACCTCATCGCCGAAGAGGAGATGGTGGTCACCATCACCCGCGCCGGGTACATCAAGCGCACGCGCAGCGACAACTACCGGTCGCAGCACCGTGGCGGCAAGGGCATCAAGGGCGCCCAGCTGCGGGCGGATGACATCGTCGAGCACTTCTTCGTGACGACCACGCACCACTGGCTGCTGTTCTTCACCGACAAGGGCCGCGTGTACCGCTCGAAAACGTACGAGGTCCCCGAGGCCGGGCGCGATGCGAAGGGCACGCACGTCGCGAACCTCCTCGCCCTGCAGCCCGACGAGAACATCGCGCAGGTGCTCGACATCCGCGACTACGCCGTGGCCGACTACCTCGTGCTCGCGACGCGTGACGGTCTGGTCAAGAAGACCAGGCTCGACAGCTATGACACCAACCGCCAGGGCGGCGTCATCGCGATCCGCCTGAACGACGAGGACGAGCTCGTCTCGGCCCTCATGGTCAACGCCGAGGACGACATCCTGCTCATCAGCCGTCGAGGGATGTCGGTGCGGTTCAGTGCGACGGACGAGGCGCTGCGCCCCATGGGTCGTGCGACGGCCGGCGTGAAGGGCATGAAGTTCCGCGAGGGCGACAGCCTGCTCTCTGCATCCGTCGCCGCACCGGGGCACTTCGTGTTCGTGGTCACCGACGGCGGGTACGCGAAGCGCACCGCGATCGAGGAGTACCGCGTCCAGGGACGCGGTGGATTCGGCATCAAGGTCGCCAAACTCAACGACGATCGGGGCACCCTCGCCGGTGGTCTGATGGTGGCGGAGGACGACGAGGTCTTGGTGGTTCTCTCCAGCGGCAAGGTGGTACGCTCTGCCGTGGCCGAGGTGCCGGCGAAGGGCCGAGACACCATGGGAGTGGTGTTCGCCCGTACGACGGAAGCGGACCGGATCCTCGCCATCGCCCGCAACAGCGAGCGCGGCCTCACCGACGACGCCGAAGCGGACGAGGCGGAATCGGACCCCGGTGCCGCCGCCCCCGAGACGACCGAGAACCCTGAGGAAGCAGACGCATGAGCACAGTAGCCGACAAGCTGGCGAAGAAGTCCACGCGCAAGACCGGAGGCAAGCAGGTCCGCCTGCGTCTGGTGTACGTCGATTTCTGGTCGGCTGTGAAGCTCTCGTTCCTGGGAGCCGTCGCGCTCGCGATCGTCACGATGGTGTCGTTCTTCCTGATCTACCTCGTGCTCCAGGCCACCGGGATCCTCGCTCAGGCGGATGAATTCGTCGGCGTCGTCACCGACGAGTCCGTGCGCATCTCCGAGATCGCCGGTCTGCCGCAGGTGATGGCGTTCGCGGCCGTGGTCTCGATCCTGAACCTGATCGTCTTCACCGTCCTCGGCGCTGTCGTGGCCGGTATCTACAACGTCGCCGTGAAGGTGACCGGCGGGCTGCTCGTCGGCTTCATGTCGAACTGACCCCCGGGTTTCTCTGAGGGGCGGATGCGCACAGCATCCGCCCCTCAGTCGTTCCCGGGTCGCGAAGGTAGGGAAAACCCGACATCGGGTGTCCGGCTGCCTCGGTGTCGGCCTCGTCAGCCCCGCCGTACCTTGGAACCATGACGACACAGACTGCCACGCCACCCGAGGTGACGGCCACGAAGCCGCCGCTTCGCCTCTTCCTCTCGATCCTGCATCTCGCGGGCATCGGGGTCATCGGCGGCTTCATCTTCGCAACCCTCTCGGGTCTGCTCGGCACGGGTCTCGGTCTGCTGTTCGCGGCCGGCATCGGGGCGGTGCTCCTCGTGGGTCTCGTCTACGCGCTGTTCGGCGTCGGCTGGTTCGAGGTCGCCCGGGTGGGAGCCCTGTACCGCACGCCGATCGCACCGCTGCGGTGGCGTCCGCGAGATCGCCCCGGTTTCGTGGGTTGGCTTCGCTCCCTGGGGCGGCAGTCGATCGACGGCCGCATGTGGCGGGCGCTCGCGAACTTCGCGATCACCGCTGTCCTCGGGTGGATCGTGCTGCGTCTGGCCTGGGGCATCGTGTGGTCGGTGATCATCTGCTTCGCTCCCCTGACCGGCGCGGACACCGTCATCGGCCCGTTCGGAGGCGGCGGCATCGCGGTCGCCTGGGCGCCCGTCGTCGGAATCCTCGGGTTGGCCGCATCCCTCGCCGGCATCATCGGTCTGGCCCTGCTGCACCGCGTGCTCGCGCTATCGATCGTGGTGCGCAGCCGTGAGGCTGAGCTGACCGAGCGGGTGCGCACCAGCTCCGCCCAGCGCGAGGGGGCGGTGCGGGCGGCAGATGTCGAGCGCACACGCATCGAGCGCGACCTGCATGACGGCGTCCAGCCTCGACTCGTGTCAGTGGGGATGACGCTCGGCCTCGCCCAGCAGAAGATCGATCACGACCCCGATGCGGCCAAGGAGCTCATCGCCGAGGCGCACACGTCGACCAAGGCGGCCATCACCGAGCTGCGACAGCTCGCCCGAGGCATCCACGCCTCGGTGCTCGACGACCGCGGTCTCGATGCCGCGTTGTCCGCGCTCGCGGGGCGCTCGCACATTCCGGTGAGTCTCGACGTGCGCATGGACGGCCGGTGCAGTCGCGAGGCCGAGGCCGCGGTGTACTTCTCGATCGCCGAGTCGCTGACCAACGCCGCGAAGCACTCCAGGGCCAGTGCGGCCAGGGTCACCGTGCGACTGCGCGACAGCGGCGTGCTCTGGGCGCGTGTCGAGGACAACGGCATCGGCGGCGCCCAGGTGCAGCCAGGCGGCGGCCTCGACGGCATCGCGAACCGCGTGCTCGCCGCCGGCGGCACCTTCCGCCTGGAGAGTCCCGTCGGCGGGCCGACCAGCCTGGAGGTGAACGTGCCATGCGCATCCTGATCTGCGAGGACTCGGTCCTGCTGCGTGAGGGACTCGTGCGACTGCTCGAAGACGCCGGCCACACCATCGTCGCGGCCCTGCCCGATGTCGAGGGACTGCGGGAGGCGGTGTCGACGAGCGACCCCGAGCTCTGCATCCTCGACGTGCGTCTGCCCCCCACCTTCACCGATGAGGGCATCAGGGCCGCACTCGCGCTGCGCGCGACCGACCCCGCGCTCCCGCTTCTCGTGCTGTCGCAGTATGTGGAGGAGCGGTACGCGTCTGACCTCATCGCCGCGCAGGGAGGTCCGCTGGGCTACCTGCTCAAAGATCGCGTCGCTGACGTCTCGGAGTTCCTCGCCTCCGTGCAGCGGATCTCCGAGGGCGCGACCGTGCTCGATCCCGAGGTCGTGGCGCAGCTGCTCACCCGGCGCAACCGCGACGACCGGATGCAGAGGCTCACCGAACGTGAACGCACGGTGCTGGCGCTGATCGCAGAGGGCAAGTCGAATCAGGCGATCGCCGGTCTGCTCTACGTCTCCGAGGCGAGCGTCGAGAAGCACATCACCGCGATCTTCCAGAAACTGGGCTTCGAGCAGGGCGAGTCGGGCAACCGGCGCGTGCTGGCGGCGCTCGCGCACATCGAGAACACCGGCGGTACGACGCCGACCGGACAGACAGGAATGGCACGATGACGATCAACGACGACCACCGGGGTGGCCACACGCCACTGACGCCGCCGCCGGCGGCTCCCGAAGCGACGGCCGAGACCCCCGGAACGCCGGGGCAGCAGTCCCCCGCACAGCCCACAGAACAGCATCGGACCCCGGGAGCGACAGCCATCCTGGTCGTGACGGCCGTGGTGGGCGGTGTCGCCCTGCTCGCCTCGGGCGGCGCAGCGGCCTTCGCCGGCACCGGTGGGCTGCTCTCCTCGTCGACCGGCTCGGGTGACGTCGTGCAGACCGTGGATGCGAGCGGGCTGCAGGGCATCGACCTCGACGTCGACGCGGGCAACATGCGCGTCGAATTCGGCGACGTCGATGAGGCGCGGCTCTCGGTCAGCAACAGCCGTGGACCGGCATGGACCCTCGAGCGCGAGGGTGACGAGCTGGTCGTGCACTCCCCGAACTCCGAGTTCGGGTGGTGGTTCGGCAGCTGGTTCGGTGACGACCAGTCGGCGGTGCTGACGCTGCCCGACAGCCTTCGCGACTCCGCCGTGGACGCGGACATGACCCTCGATGCCGGCAGTCTCGACGTGGTCGGGGACTTCGGGGAACTCGACCTCACCGTCAATGCGGGGGCGCTCGATGTCGAGGGGGCTGCGAACAGCGTGAGCATCGACATGAGCGCCGGCCGCGCCGACGCCCTGCTCGACGGAGTGGAGACTGCGGCCCTCAGTGTCTCGGCGGGCGACCTCAGCGTCGATCTGACCGGACGGGCGCCCACGACGACGACGATCGACGTGAGCGCCGGGTCGGTGGATCTCACCGTGCCGAACACGTCGTATGCGATCACGCAAGATGTCACCGCGGGATCCCTCGACGCGAAAGTCGAGCAGTCGGCCGACGCCCAGCGGGCGATCGATGTGTCTCTGGCTGCGGGCAGAGTCACGATTCGCCCCGGTCGGTGATCCTCGTCGAGGGCGGGGTTCGACGGTTCCCCGCCCTCGATTGGGTAAATCTCAGAATCTCCGGTAAAGTTTCGGAGGTTGACGGGCCCATAGCTCAGGCGGTTAGAGCGCTTCACTGATAATGAAGAGGTCCCAGGTTCAAGTCCTGGTGGGCCCACTCATCAACTCAAGAAATCCCTCACGGGGCCTTAGCTCAGTTGGTAGAGCGCCTGCTTTGCAAGCAGGATGTCAGGAGTTCGAATCTCCTAGGCTCCACACTGTGTTGAGACAGTTCGAGAAGGCCCCGCCTGGTGCGGGGCCTTCTCGTTTATCCCCTCTCCACAGGTGTTAACAACCCTGTTAACAACCATGCACGCACCTCTGTTCACGCACCGACGAAACCACATTCCATGTCTTCGCAAGGATCGCAACCCCCCTTCTCAGCTCCGCGACTCGGGCGTAACCTGCCGGTCATGGGTGAGGAGAAATCCACGATGGTCCAGACTGAGGTCACTTTCGACGGGACGAGCTTCCTGCTGTCCCAGGACCAGGACGTGGGTGAGCTTCGTCGCCGCATCGAGGAGGCGACACGGGGCACCGGCACGTTCGTCGACGTGGTCGTCGTCGGCAACCGGCAGGTGAGCGTGCTGATCACTCCGCGCAGCCACGTCACGATCAGTGTCGCCACCGTCGCCTACGACTCGCGTGACACCGGCGACCTCGACTATCCGTACGGCGGGTACTACGACGTCATCTGACACGGTTCGACGTGTCAGATCCGCGGGCCGCGGATCATGCGCACGGGCCCTCTCACCTCTCGGATGTCGACGGTCTCACCCTTCTGCGTGACCACGATCTCGTCGCTGTCCGCGAGGTTGCTCGCGACGCGGCGCACCTGGGGCATCAGCGCACGCCAGGAATCCCCGCCGATCGCGCGGGCCACATCGCTCGGGCAGATCGACGACCCGTCGCGTTTGCGCGTGA
Protein-coding regions in this window:
- the gyrB gene encoding DNA topoisomerase (ATP-hydrolyzing) subunit B, producing the protein MTPESPADETESTGGENPATENNKISPKVKQPGEYGADSIQILEGLEAVRKRPGMYIGSTGPRGLHHLVYEIVDNSVDEALAGYADTIFVTLLEDGGVRVVDNGRGIPVDPHSSDPTKSTVEVVLTILHAGGKFGGGAYAVSGGLHGVGSSVVNALSTRFDVEVKQKGFVWRHSFADGGVPQQKLEKGEASDETGTSITFWPDAEIFTETTDFEYDTLRTRFQQMAFLNKGLRIELSDERPKSAYEVEVDGQATLTQPNDVFLYERGLVDYVEYLNKARHAEVVNDEIIAFESEDTQRKISLEVAMQWTTSYTENVFTYANTINTHEGGTHEEGFRAALTTLVNKYARANNLLKEKDDNLSGDDVREGLTAVISIKLGEPQFEGQTKTKLGNTEAKAFVQKVVGDQLGDWFGRNPIQAKNVIRKAIDAATARLAARKARETARRKSVFESAAMPDKLKDCTSKDPSISEIFLVEGDSAGGSAVQGRDPHTQAILALRGKILNVERARLDKALANKEVQAMIQAFGTGIGEEFDIEKARYHKIVLMADADVDGQHITTLLLTLLFRYMRGLIEAGFVYLAMPPLYRLKWTNQPHEYVFSDAERDALLKHGLDNGKRIPKDAGIQRYKGLGEMNPKELWETTMDHATRTLQQITIEDAAAADEIFSVLMGEDVESRRGFIQRNAKDVRFLDI
- the gyrA gene encoding DNA gyrase subunit A → MTDEERPELAHDHGKIDQVDLQSEMQRSYLDYAMAVIVGRALPDVRDGLKPVHRRVIYGMYDGGFRPDKSFSKCARVVGEVMGQYHPHGDSAIYDALVRLVQPWSLRYPLAMGQGNFGSPGNMGAAAPRYTETKMAPLALEMVRDIEEDTVDFTDNYDGQTQEPTVLPARFPNLLVNGSVGIAVGMATNIPPHNLREVSAAALWALDNPGLPREELLEGLIQRIPGPDFPTGAQILGTKGVQEAYRTGRGSITMRAVVNVEEIQGRTCLVITELPYQVNPDNVAVKIGDLARDGKITGIADIRDESSDRTGQRLVVVLKRDAVAKVVLNNLYKHTQLQENFGANMLAIVDGVPRTLAIDGFVTHWITHQLEVIVRRTRFRLAKAEARMHILRAYLKALDALDEVIALIRRSPTVDEARTGLKALLDIDDDQADAILSMQLRRLAALERQKILDEAAELESLIAEYKAILADESLQRDIIREELTGIVDRFGDDRRTHILHGFDGDVSMEDLIAEEEMVVTITRAGYIKRTRSDNYRSQHRGGKGIKGAQLRADDIVEHFFVTTTHHWLLFFTDKGRVYRSKTYEVPEAGRDAKGTHVANLLALQPDENIAQVLDIRDYAVADYLVLATRDGLVKKTRLDSYDTNRQGGVIAIRLNDEDELVSALMVNAEDDILLISRRGMSVRFSATDEALRPMGRATAGVKGMKFREGDSLLSASVAAPGHFVFVVTDGGYAKRTAIEEYRVQGRGGFGIKVAKLNDDRGTLAGGLMVAEDDEVLVVLSSGKVVRSAVAEVPAKGRDTMGVVFARTTEADRILAIARNSERGLTDDAEADEAESDPGAAAPETTENPEEADA
- a CDS encoding DUF3566 domain-containing protein — translated: MSTVADKLAKKSTRKTGGKQVRLRLVYVDFWSAVKLSFLGAVALAIVTMVSFFLIYLVLQATGILAQADEFVGVVTDESVRISEIAGLPQVMAFAAVVSILNLIVFTVLGAVVAGIYNVAVKVTGGLLVGFMSN
- a CDS encoding sensor histidine kinase — its product is MTTQTATPPEVTATKPPLRLFLSILHLAGIGVIGGFIFATLSGLLGTGLGLLFAAGIGAVLLVGLVYALFGVGWFEVARVGALYRTPIAPLRWRPRDRPGFVGWLRSLGRQSIDGRMWRALANFAITAVLGWIVLRLAWGIVWSVIICFAPLTGADTVIGPFGGGGIAVAWAPVVGILGLAASLAGIIGLALLHRVLALSIVVRSREAELTERVRTSSAQREGAVRAADVERTRIERDLHDGVQPRLVSVGMTLGLAQQKIDHDPDAAKELIAEAHTSTKAAITELRQLARGIHASVLDDRGLDAALSALAGRSHIPVSLDVRMDGRCSREAEAAVYFSIAESLTNAAKHSRASAARVTVRLRDSGVLWARVEDNGIGGAQVQPGGGLDGIANRVLAAGGTFRLESPVGGPTSLEVNVPCAS
- a CDS encoding LuxR C-terminal-related transcriptional regulator; translated protein: MRILICEDSVLLREGLVRLLEDAGHTIVAALPDVEGLREAVSTSDPELCILDVRLPPTFTDEGIRAALALRATDPALPLLVLSQYVEERYASDLIAAQGGPLGYLLKDRVADVSEFLASVQRISEGATVLDPEVVAQLLTRRNRDDRMQRLTERERTVLALIAEGKSNQAIAGLLYVSEASVEKHITAIFQKLGFEQGESGNRRVLAALAHIENTGGTTPTGQTGMAR
- a CDS encoding DUF4097 family beta strand repeat-containing protein, which codes for MTINDDHRGGHTPLTPPPAAPEATAETPGTPGQQSPAQPTEQHRTPGATAILVVTAVVGGVALLASGGAAAFAGTGGLLSSSTGSGDVVQTVDASGLQGIDLDVDAGNMRVEFGDVDEARLSVSNSRGPAWTLEREGDELVVHSPNSEFGWWFGSWFGDDQSAVLTLPDSLRDSAVDADMTLDAGSLDVVGDFGELDLTVNAGALDVEGAANSVSIDMSAGRADALLDGVETAALSVSAGDLSVDLTGRAPTTTTIDVSAGSVDLTVPNTSYAITQDVTAGSLDAKVEQSADAQRAIDVSLAAGRVTIRPGR